In the genome of Phycisphaerae bacterium, one region contains:
- a CDS encoding NUDIX domain-containing protein, giving the protein MSHYDTTLGSSQQTEPRSFLPRRGVIGVLRAPETDHVLMIRRAEGIPRGGRWCFPGGHVERNETPRQAVVREFLEELGLVVEPRRRLGAVRLPEAGYILVVWEIARAGGILRPAPAEVADTQWVAVRGIEAVAPGLPSNRIVAEMLRA; this is encoded by the coding sequence ATGTCCCATTACGACACAACCTTGGGCTCTTCCCAGCAAACCGAACCGCGCAGTTTCCTGCCCCGGCGCGGCGTTATCGGCGTTTTGCGCGCGCCTGAAACCGACCATGTGCTGATGATCCGGCGGGCCGAGGGAATCCCTCGTGGGGGGCGTTGGTGTTTTCCGGGCGGGCATGTCGAGCGGAATGAAACGCCCCGGCAGGCGGTCGTCCGCGAATTCCTGGAGGAACTGGGACTTGTCGTGGAGCCGCGGCGGCGTCTGGGGGCGGTCCGCCTGCCGGAGGCAGGTTACATTCTGGTCGTTTGGGAGATCGCCCGAGCGGGCGGCATCTTGCGGCCTGCACCGGCGGAAGTGGCTGATACGCAATGGGTTGCCGTTCGAGGAATCGAAGCGGTCGCGCCCGGGCTACCGTCCAATCGAATTGTGGCCGAGATGCTGCGGGCCTGA
- a CDS encoding DUF2617 family protein, translating to MERGQIQQRVEDLQFCLFQRALHPELFHIERVKRVEQERYSAEIWIVGLSHIVTVQAGDRILTEVLTEDPDVLPKIGLATSFRFRGERDHNQSFGKNLRYILSTQVERMSPQLFPATHRDYIHYAQNRGLFELFPQWSHDGLAPFTFVDYDARDHEFHVHAFHAFPEELTLLKTQSIFEIGERKIALE from the coding sequence GTGGAACGTGGACAGATTCAACAGCGCGTTGAGGACCTTCAATTCTGCCTTTTCCAGAGGGCCCTTCACCCCGAGCTTTTCCACATCGAGCGGGTCAAGCGCGTTGAACAGGAACGCTATTCTGCGGAAATCTGGATCGTCGGGCTCAGCCATATCGTGACGGTGCAGGCAGGGGACCGCATTCTCACGGAGGTGCTCACGGAAGACCCGGACGTCTTGCCCAAAATCGGGTTGGCTACGTCATTTCGATTCCGCGGTGAGCGCGACCATAACCAGAGCTTTGGAAAGAACTTGCGGTACATCCTGTCGACCCAGGTCGAGCGGATGTCGCCACAGCTTTTCCCCGCGACACACCGCGATTACATCCACTACGCGCAGAATCGCGGGCTCTTTGAGCTGTTCCCGCAGTGGTCCCACGACGGCCTGGCGCCATTCACGTTCGTGGACTACGACGCGCGAGACCACGAATTCCACGTTCACGCCTTCCACGCCTTTCCAGAGGAGCTTACTCTTCTAAAGACTCAGTCTATTTTTGAGATTGGGGAGCGGAAGATCGCCCTCGAATAG
- the secD gene encoding protein translocase subunit SecD has translation MNDPNRTMKWLLVIGLVVLSIVILYPPQEKLKGGIDLVGGTSLLFEIDTSGLKGAELDNLSARVMEILKQRVDPQGQLNLEWRPVGNTRLEIRMPRPPKEALERRDAYNETLEQIQDMNIARFDVESALNEPVGERDQALDGLVRDVDERKPLIDELKTAFDAYRAAQATGDPEATDAASQKYEVAMGRLLRTSLPVNRLTDILPLPEGKRTEELDRLRGDFVSYGPAIEKVVTAYDQWAKNKAELEDPSDLKRRIRGAGVLEFRILADRDPASPQNTTAPVEPISKYVEQLQQRGPRPRAGDLYEWFPVENILRFTHLNSLDEVEQAKNDPGRPILEEYAGKYYVLMNAGSQYSMLQSGKAGARWSLIRAIADQDYMTGQNVVVFSLDPRGGQLFSELTGNNVGRQLCIMLDGQAMSHARINERISTTCQISGRFTPEQVFELKRILEAGSLPARVKETPLSENTIGPSLGETNRQKGMTASVVALICVVVFMLIYYGFVGGGMADVALALNLLFVLAAMALMQATFTLPGIAGLILTVGMAVDANVLIFERFREERDRGVVFKKALNTGYDKAFSTIFDANITTLITCFILGFVGSEEVKGFAIVLGIGIATSMFTALFVTRLVFNTLISAGWLNDLRMLRLIGHPQIDWMGWWKAFVPFSLTAVGLGLFLFIGEAAENREALFDIEFLGGTSVQVDLKPGQEMKDTAMVKAITSTEGDGAAAWLRDTAQAVEQANISASVEPGVFEITSDKLNGDTLLTMARPALEPLAEREGLVANGNTLRLIAKNATMDESVVRSALNTAARDVRLAVDRIRTAKVQSVGELGKGNVAHSFEIVTTETNRNLVEEAIFAAIGPKLDIQQALDFQLVTDKELTREPFFVVESQDHYLSDVIGGDAPYDIRRFRGGVAIQVQLDPRGPALTTDEFEKRVRQVGLQPEFEQFRTLESAIFPLGPAVDTPEGKGYHEFATLAVDDQLLYEDAPELWTENLARTRLAQIEAALGSEKSFSKIVAFAPQIAVQTKNRAIFAVVLALVAISAYLWLRFGSKEFGLAASVCLVHDVSITLGLLALSQFIYKTFIGEALMLSDFKIDLPMIASLLTLIGYSLNDTIVVFDRIRENRGKSGTITASLINMSINQTLSRTLLTSGTTLLVVLLLYTLGGDGVHGFAFALLAGIIIGTYSSIGVAAPLLLVPVFLRRIVIAIITLAVIGIIAAEAETFTARTTLIVIVAAIGLFLLYRDWAKERAGGGRLSAGTA, from the coding sequence ATGAACGATCCGAACCGTACGATGAAATGGCTGCTGGTCATCGGGCTGGTAGTCCTTTCCATTGTGATTCTCTATCCGCCCCAGGAGAAGCTGAAGGGCGGCATCGACCTCGTGGGCGGGACGAGCCTGCTGTTTGAGATTGACACGTCCGGACTGAAGGGCGCCGAGCTGGACAATCTCTCGGCGCGGGTCATGGAGATTCTCAAGCAACGTGTCGATCCGCAGGGCCAACTCAACCTCGAGTGGCGCCCGGTGGGAAACACTCGACTCGAGATTCGCATGCCGCGCCCGCCGAAGGAGGCCCTGGAGCGCCGCGACGCGTACAACGAGACACTCGAGCAGATCCAGGATATGAACATCGCGCGGTTCGACGTGGAGTCGGCGCTGAACGAGCCGGTAGGAGAGCGTGACCAGGCGCTTGATGGTCTCGTCCGCGACGTGGACGAGCGTAAACCCCTTATCGATGAGCTCAAGACCGCGTTTGACGCTTATCGCGCCGCCCAGGCCACGGGCGATCCCGAAGCCACGGACGCCGCGTCCCAGAAGTATGAAGTCGCCATGGGACGCCTGCTGCGGACCTCCCTCCCGGTCAATCGACTGACGGATATTCTTCCCCTGCCCGAGGGCAAGCGTACCGAGGAACTCGATCGTCTTCGCGGTGACTTCGTCTCGTACGGCCCGGCCATCGAGAAGGTCGTTACGGCCTACGACCAATGGGCGAAGAACAAGGCCGAGCTGGAAGACCCGTCCGATTTGAAGCGGCGGATTCGCGGAGCGGGCGTTCTGGAGTTTCGCATTCTGGCGGATCGCGACCCGGCATCTCCACAGAACACGACGGCGCCGGTCGAGCCGATCAGCAAGTACGTTGAGCAACTTCAGCAGCGCGGCCCGCGCCCCCGGGCGGGTGACCTTTACGAATGGTTCCCGGTGGAGAACATCCTGCGCTTCACCCATCTCAACTCCCTGGATGAAGTCGAGCAGGCCAAGAATGATCCGGGTCGCCCCATTCTCGAGGAATACGCCGGCAAGTACTACGTCCTCATGAACGCCGGCTCGCAGTACAGCATGCTCCAGAGCGGGAAGGCCGGGGCACGATGGTCGCTGATCCGGGCGATTGCCGACCAGGACTACATGACCGGGCAGAACGTCGTGGTCTTCTCCCTGGACCCTCGCGGCGGACAGCTCTTCAGCGAGCTCACCGGCAACAACGTCGGGCGCCAGCTCTGCATCATGCTCGACGGGCAGGCGATGTCGCACGCCCGGATCAACGAGCGGATTTCCACGACGTGCCAGATCAGCGGACGATTCACGCCGGAGCAGGTGTTCGAGTTGAAGCGCATTCTCGAGGCCGGTTCGCTTCCGGCGCGCGTGAAGGAGACGCCGCTCAGCGAGAACACCATTGGCCCGAGCCTGGGCGAGACGAATCGGCAGAAGGGCATGACGGCGTCGGTCGTTGCCTTGATCTGCGTCGTGGTGTTCATGCTCATCTACTACGGGTTCGTCGGCGGTGGCATGGCTGACGTGGCCCTGGCGCTGAACCTGCTGTTCGTGCTGGCGGCGATGGCCCTGATGCAAGCGACATTCACGCTGCCGGGCATCGCGGGTCTGATTCTCACCGTCGGTATGGCCGTCGACGCCAACGTGCTCATCTTCGAGAGGTTCCGTGAGGAACGGGATCGTGGCGTGGTGTTCAAGAAGGCGCTGAATACGGGTTATGACAAGGCCTTCTCGACAATCTTCGACGCCAACATCACCACGCTCATCACCTGCTTCATCCTCGGATTCGTGGGCAGCGAAGAGGTCAAGGGTTTCGCGATCGTGCTGGGTATCGGTATCGCCACGAGCATGTTCACGGCACTGTTCGTCACCCGCCTGGTGTTCAACACGCTGATCTCCGCGGGCTGGCTGAACGATCTGCGCATGCTTCGCCTGATCGGCCATCCCCAGATCGACTGGATGGGCTGGTGGAAGGCCTTTGTTCCCTTCTCCCTCACGGCCGTCGGACTGGGTCTGTTTCTCTTCATCGGAGAAGCGGCCGAGAACCGGGAGGCGCTGTTCGACATCGAGTTCCTGGGCGGGACGAGCGTGCAGGTCGACCTGAAGCCCGGCCAGGAGATGAAGGACACCGCGATGGTCAAGGCGATCACATCCACGGAGGGTGACGGCGCGGCGGCCTGGCTGCGGGATACGGCACAGGCCGTCGAACAGGCCAACATCTCCGCGTCAGTGGAGCCGGGCGTTTTCGAAATCACCAGCGACAAGCTCAATGGTGACACGCTGCTGACCATGGCCCGTCCGGCACTCGAACCGCTCGCGGAGCGGGAAGGTCTGGTGGCCAACGGCAACACGCTCAGGCTGATCGCCAAGAACGCCACGATGGACGAGAGCGTCGTGCGCAGCGCCCTGAACACGGCGGCCCGCGACGTTCGCCTGGCCGTGGACCGGATTCGCACGGCCAAGGTGCAGAGCGTCGGCGAACTCGGAAAGGGCAACGTCGCTCACTCCTTCGAGATCGTGACCACCGAGACCAACCGGAATCTCGTCGAGGAGGCGATCTTCGCGGCAATCGGTCCCAAGCTGGATATCCAGCAGGCCCTGGATTTCCAGCTGGTGACGGACAAGGAGTTGACGCGCGAACCGTTCTTCGTGGTCGAATCCCAGGACCACTATCTCTCCGATGTCATCGGTGGCGACGCCCCCTATGACATTCGCCGTTTCCGGGGCGGTGTGGCCATCCAGGTTCAGCTCGATCCTCGGGGTCCGGCGCTGACCACGGACGAGTTCGAAAAGCGCGTCCGGCAGGTCGGACTCCAACCGGAGTTCGAGCAGTTCCGCACCCTGGAATCGGCCATCTTCCCGCTCGGGCCGGCGGTCGATACGCCGGAGGGCAAGGGCTACCACGAGTTCGCGACGCTGGCCGTGGACGACCAGCTCCTCTACGAAGACGCACCGGAACTCTGGACGGAGAATCTGGCGCGAACGCGGCTGGCCCAGATCGAGGCGGCGCTGGGCAGCGAGAAGTCGTTCAGCAAGATCGTGGCTTTTGCGCCGCAGATCGCCGTGCAGACCAAGAACCGGGCGATCTTCGCGGTGGTGCTGGCGCTGGTGGCGATCTCGGCCTACCTCTGGCTGCGGTTCGGTTCGAAGGAGTTCGGACTGGCGGCGTCCGTGTGCCTAGTGCACGACGTAAGCATAACGCTGGGCCTGCTGGCACTCAGCCAGTTCATTTACAAGACCTTCATCGGCGAAGCGCTGATGCTCTCCGATTTCAAGATCGACCTGCCCATGATCGCGTCGTTGCTGACCCTCATCGGGTACAGCCTCAACGACACGATCGTCGTTTTCGACCGCATTCGCGAGAACCGCGGCAAGTCGGGCACCATTACGGCCTCGCTGATCAACATGAGCATCAATCAGACGTTGTCGCGAACGTTGCTCACATCGGGTACGACATTGCTTGTCGTCCTTCTGCTCTACACGCTCGGCGGTGACGGCGTCCATGGCTTCGCGTTCGCCCTGCTTGCGGGCATCATCATCGGTACGTACAGCTCGATCGGCGTGGCCGCCCCGCTGCTGCTCGTGCCGGTGTTCCTGCGGCGGATTGTGATCGCCATCATTACATTGGCGGTGATCGGCATCATTGCCGCCGAGGCAGAGACCTTCACGGCGCGTACGACGCTCATCGTGATCGTCGCGGCGATCGGGCTCTTTCTGCTTTATCGCGATTGGGCCAAGGAACGGGCCGGCGGAGGAAGGCTCTCGGCGGGCACGGCGTAG
- a CDS encoding prepilin-type N-terminal cleavage/methylation domain-containing protein has protein sequence MRKRKLGGFTLIELLVVIAIIALLISILLPSLSRARELSKRLVCQSNVKGFGTSAKIYANDNQERWPVPPYDSRLLSQSNEAVDYFAGQNNNKVPVGFKREFRSFSIQPNASTQLSVTRSFWMMVRSGDVQVKQFICPSSTDSPDDTENIELYYDFETYDNVSYGYQVPFGPRDTQPREGMDNRQVIMADKGPFYNQESPLDSIWSNAGSDNKPITLKDSPKLWRPFNSINHGGRNNGEGQNCLYADGHASFERFPTVGIDSDNIYTLMTNDWDADKFNMIHGEAPGEADPNPYPGQGAYGTGINDYASTDTLIYP, from the coding sequence GTGAGAAAAAGGAAATTGGGCGGGTTTACGCTGATTGAGCTGCTGGTCGTGATTGCGATCATCGCGCTCTTGATCTCGATTCTGCTTCCCAGCCTTTCGCGGGCGCGGGAGCTGAGCAAGCGACTGGTCTGCCAGTCGAACGTGAAGGGATTCGGCACCTCGGCGAAGATCTACGCCAACGATAACCAGGAGCGTTGGCCGGTTCCGCCGTACGACAGCAGGCTTCTGTCGCAGAGCAACGAGGCGGTTGATTACTTCGCCGGACAGAACAACAACAAGGTGCCGGTCGGGTTCAAGCGGGAATTCCGCAGCTTCTCGATCCAGCCGAATGCCAGCACGCAACTATCGGTGACGCGTTCCTTCTGGATGATGGTCCGCTCCGGCGACGTGCAGGTGAAGCAGTTCATCTGCCCGAGCAGCACCGACTCGCCGGACGACACCGAGAACATCGAGCTGTACTACGATTTCGAGACGTACGATAACGTCAGCTACGGGTACCAGGTGCCATTCGGCCCGCGTGACACGCAGCCGCGCGAGGGCATGGACAACCGCCAGGTGATCATGGCGGACAAGGGTCCGTTCTATAACCAGGAGAGCCCACTGGATTCGATCTGGAGCAACGCGGGTTCGGACAATAAGCCGATCACGCTGAAGGACAGCCCGAAGCTGTGGCGTCCGTTCAACTCGATCAACCACGGCGGCCGCAATAACGGCGAAGGCCAGAACTGCCTCTATGCAGACGGCCACGCTTCGTTCGAGCGGTTCCCGACGGTGGGTATCGACAGCGACAACATCTACACGCTGATGACGAACGATTGGGATGCCGACAAGTTCAACATGATCCACGGCGAAGCGCCGGGTGAGGCGGATCCGAATCCGTATCCGGGACAGGGTGCGTACGGAACGGGCATCAACGATTATGCTTCGACGGACACGCTGATTTATCCGTAA
- a CDS encoding DUF362 domain-containing protein, producing the protein MEAPQPDKDRADFSRRVFLRGTAAAALGGLVGSGLPWPRTARGDDPPLQKSTQSAGGSTVVFVQSDQVVAGPIVHPVLIEEMLAASLKTLTGRESMRQCWESLFAKDDIIGLKFNRSAQQALGTTAVVGPTIVRSLMAAGWPPRQLVAIEAPEFLIREFGLLTPAGGFEVESRDFGSGADELARVLNQITALINIPFIKSHNIAGMTCALKNLSHALVKHPARYHGNGCSPYIADIVSLPEIRSKLRLNLVDGLRVVYEGGPEATGMNVADTGCMMASTDPVAADAVALTLLNKIRAERGVSPISTGSEGVRYLEPAEARGLGTAFLHNINLQRIRL; encoded by the coding sequence ATGGAGGCACCTCAGCCCGATAAGGACCGCGCCGATTTTTCACGCCGTGTTTTTCTCCGTGGCACGGCCGCCGCCGCCCTCGGAGGTCTGGTCGGATCCGGATTGCCTTGGCCGCGAACGGCGCGGGGCGACGACCCCCCGTTACAGAAAAGCACCCAGAGTGCAGGCGGATCGACGGTTGTCTTCGTCCAATCCGACCAGGTGGTCGCCGGCCCGATTGTCCATCCTGTCTTGATTGAAGAAATGCTCGCGGCGTCGCTGAAAACGCTTACCGGGCGGGAGTCCATGCGACAGTGCTGGGAGAGCCTTTTCGCCAAGGACGACATCATCGGGCTGAAATTCAATCGATCGGCACAACAAGCCCTGGGGACGACGGCGGTCGTCGGTCCGACGATCGTTCGCTCGCTCATGGCAGCCGGATGGCCTCCTCGCCAGCTCGTGGCCATCGAAGCACCGGAGTTCCTGATCCGGGAGTTTGGGCTGTTAACACCGGCCGGTGGTTTCGAGGTCGAGTCGAGAGACTTTGGCAGCGGGGCCGATGAGCTTGCCCGCGTCCTGAATCAAATTACCGCTCTTATCAACATTCCATTTATCAAATCGCACAACATCGCGGGCATGACCTGCGCATTGAAGAACCTCTCGCACGCGCTGGTGAAGCATCCCGCCCGTTATCACGGGAACGGATGTTCGCCCTACATTGCCGACATTGTCTCCCTTCCGGAGATCCGCTCAAAGCTGCGGCTGAACCTGGTCGACGGCCTGCGCGTCGTATATGAAGGCGGCCCGGAAGCGACCGGAATGAACGTGGCTGACACCGGGTGCATGATGGCATCGACCGATCCCGTGGCGGCGGACGCGGTGGCCCTGACCCTTCTGAACAAGATCCGCGCGGAGCGGGGGGTCTCGCCGATTTCGACGGGCAGCGAGGGTGTCCGGTATCTGGAGCCGGCGGAGGCAAGGGGGCTGGGGACAGCGTTTCTTCACAACATCAATCTTCAACGTATCAGGCTGTAG